In a single window of the Papaver somniferum cultivar HN1 chromosome 8, ASM357369v1, whole genome shotgun sequence genome:
- the LOC113302604 gene encoding decapping nuclease DXO homolog, chloroplastic-like produces MDYSEQEIDLFGDDDEIEKEKNNDEDDNSRNSSSSSSSLSSSSSGNASGGGSGSGSGSASGSGSGSGSGSDRDDEDEVDNKDIIGRRGFDEDDSKDLFGSDNEDYVRTLASSPFSVPTLPRIQNMNNPSRGRGGRWQSGFQNGRGGHGILPRPGSYNQRQGYGGYAGGRYQQVRDERFVSEMKFKTEETLSRKAITFQEPSELACYSRDEAGDVYFDDRSLRLFKRLISEDVGADLNQGFDTFIEKKDLGSEGFGDLLACIRAKKIPLGNNIHFVTYRNNLNKIMATAYVRHEPWEMGVHKRKGVVYLDVHKLPERPQSETDRRRCYWGYCFENLATEESRRGDGEGIHHVDANAEYCSVIKTKLGAHRILMGAEMDCCDATDDGRRFYIELKTSRELEYRTEERFERDKLLKFWIQSFLAGVPYIVIGYRDDGGRLVRTERLRTKEITQRVKMKNYWQGGVCLAFADEVLCWLYGTVKENEDYILQFTHPFTRLELLQAASCPDAITRHVEQL; encoded by the exons ATGGATTATTCTGAACAAGAGATAGATTTATTCGGTGATGATGATGaaatagagaaagagaaaaacaacGATGAAGATGATAATAGTAGAAACTCGTCATCTTCTTCCTCGtcattgtcttcttcttcatctggtaatgctagtggtggtggcagtggaagcGGTAGTGGTAGCGCTAGTGGAAGTGGAAGTGGCAGTGGCAGTGGTAGTGatagagatgatgaagacgaagtAGATAATAAAGATATTATTGGAAGAAGAGGGTTTGATGAAGACGATAGTAAAGATCTGTTTGGTTctgataatgaagattatgtcaGAACTCTAGCCTCTAGTCCTTTTTCTGTTCCCA CATTACCTCGTATACAAAACATGAACAATCCTTCCAGGGGACGTGGTGGACGCTGGCAATCTGGTTTCCAAAATGGGAGAGGAGGACATGGAATCTTGCCTCGTCCTGGGTCTTATAATCAGCGGCAGGGTTATGGTGGTTATGCTGGTGGTAGGTATCAACAAGTAAGAGATGAGCGTTTTGTTTCTGAGATGAAGTTCAAGACTGAAGAAACTTTATCAAGGAAAGCTATCACATTTCAAGAG CCATCTGAACTTGCTTGCTATAGCCGCGATGAAGCTGGGGATGTTTATTTTGATGACCGCAGCTTG AGACTCTTTAAGCGCCTTATATCCGAAGATGTTGGGGCTGATTTAAACCAGGGTTTTGACACTTTCATCGAGAAAAAAG ACTTGGGTTCCGAGGGATTTGGTGATCTGCTTGCTTGCATAAGAGCCAAGAAGATTCCACTTGGGAATAATATCCATTTTGTG ACGTACAGAAACAACCTTAATAAG ATAATGGCTACTGCTTATGTCAGACATGAGCCATGGGAAATGGGGGTACATAAAAGAAAAGGGGTTGTCTATCTTGATGTCCATAAACTTCCAGAAAGGCCTCAAAGTGAGACTGATCGTCGAAG ATGTTATTGGGggtattgttttgagaatcttgcGACTGAAGAATCAAGGAGAGGTGATGGGGAAGGAATACACCATGTTGATGCAAATGCTGAGTACTGTTCTGTGATCAAAACCAAATTAGGAGCTCATCGTATACTTATGGGTGCTGAAATGGACTGTTGTGATGCAACCGACGATGGAAGGAGGTTCTACATTGAGTTGAAGACTAGTCGGGAG TTAGAGTACCGCACTGAGGAAAGATTCGAAAGGGACaaattgcttaagttttgg ATCCAGTCGTTCCTAGCTGGTGTTCCTTATATTGTTATTGGATATAG GGATGATGGGGGCAGACTTGTTCGCACGGAGAGATTGAGAACCAAAGAAATTACACAAAGAGTAAAGATGAAGAACTATTGGCAG GGAGGTGTCTGCCTGGCGTTCGCAGATGAGGTGTTGTGCTGGCTTTACGGGACTGTTAAAGAAA ATGAAGACTATATCTTGCAATTTACTCATCCTTTTACCCGTTTAGAGCTACTGCAAGCAGCATCTTGCCCTGATGCAATTACAAGACATGTAGAGCAATTATGA